AAAACAGCATGTTCAACTGGCTCAGCCGACTGCTCCACTGGCGTCAGGGCAACGATGTCATCACCAAGGGTACCATGAAGCAGTTCATACCCCATAACGGCATCTATGTCATTGCGCGTCAGCATCAGGGCAAGACGGTGCTCACCATCCTCAACGGCACCTCGCAGGAGGCCACGATGGACGTGAAGCGCTACAGCGAGGTCATAGGCACCGCGAAGCGAGCAAAAGACATCCCCACCGGTCGCTACTACGACCTGAGCAAAGACCTCACGCTAAAACCACGACAGGTTCTGGTACTAACCTCTCACCTCTAACCTCTTATATCTTTATGAAACGATTATTTTTTTCTGTATTAATGATATTGGCTGCTTTGTCAACACAGGCACAAGGCTGGCCCGAGAACTACGGTGGCGTGATGCTGCAAGCATTCTATTGGGACTCATACAGCGACAGCAAGTGGACCAAGCTTGAGTCACAGGCCGACGACCTCGCACAGACGTTCAGCTTGGTATGGATTCCACAGAGTGGCTATTGCGGCGGCCAGTCCATGGGCTACGACGACCTGTACTGGTTTACTAACTACAACAGCTCGTTCGGTACAAAGACAGAGCTAAAGTCCATGATCAACACCTTCAAGGATAAAGGAATGAAGACCATTGCCGACGTGGTCATCAACCACCGTAGGAACAAGTCCAACTGGGTTGACTTCCCCAAGGAGACCTATAACGGCGAGGTCTATGAGATGACCTCTACCGACATCTGCGCCAACGATGACGGTGGCAACACACTAACATGGGCCAATAGCAACGGCTATAGCCTTAGCACTAACAACGACACCGGCGAGGGATGGGACGGCATGCGCGACCTCGACCACAAAAGTGAGAATGTACAGCGATGTGTCAAGGCATACCTTAAGTTCCTGCTCAACGACCTGGGCTATGCCGGCTTCCGCTACGACATGGTGAAAGGCTACTCGCCATCGTTCACCGGCATGTATAACACCGACTCACAGCCCGAGTTCTCCGTTGGCGAGTGCTGGGACGGCACCACCACCATTCGCAACTGGGTCAACGGCACTAAGGTCGATGGTGTGATACAGTCGGCTGCCTTCGACTTCCAGTTCCGCTATGTGGTGCGCAACGCTGCCAATGATGACAACTGGCAGAAGCTGGGCATGCAGAACGACGGCAACTGGCCGCTGATGTCATCGAAGACATCGTCGGGAACCTATCGCCGCTATGCCGTTACCTTCGTTGAGAACCACGACACCGAGTGGCGCACAAACGCCAGGCAGGACCCACTGCTGCGCGACACGCTGGCTGCCAACGCGTTCATGCTCGCCATGCCTGGCACGCCCTGTGTCTTCCTTAAGCACTGGCAGAGCTACCGCAACGAGATAAAGTCCATGGCTGCCGTGCGCCAGCTGGCTGGCATCACCAACACCAGCGTCTATACACAGCTCGCATCACAGAAAGCCTACTATGCTGTGCAGACCGACAGCCGTCTGCTGGCAGTCGTAGGTCACACGGAGCAGTGGACACCCGACGCCGCCCAGTGGATAAAGGTTCTCGACGGCTACCACTATGCCTACTATCTGGCACCATCGCTGCAGACGGCATGGATAGACAAGGCATCAGGCACCTACGAGGGTAAGACAAGCGTCATGCTCTCAGCAGTCACCGACAACGCCAACGCTCGCATCGTCTATACCACCGACGGCACCACACCCACCGCACAGAGCACTGCCGTCGCTTCTGGCACACAGCTGGAGCTGCCCTATGGCACCACCACGCTGAAGGCTGCACTCCTCGTTGACGGACAGGTGCAGACCGTCATCGAGCGCAACTACGTGGTAAACGAAATCTATGTTCCTTCTTTCTGCGTGGTCAACGATGGCGAGACATGTGCTTTCTTCGAGGCACCGTCAACATGGACGAGCACCATAAAATGCTGGGCATGGGACGAAAACAACTATACCGGAGGCATATGGCCGGGAAAGTCGTGCTCGAAGCTCGGTAAGAACGACCGCACGGGCAACTACGTATGGAAATGGACCTATGACGGAACGCTCACCACTCAGCCGTCATGGATCATCTTCAGCAACAACGGCTCACCGCAGACGGCAGACCTGCCATTCCAGAACGGCGGCTACTACACCATCGACGGCTTTAAGGCCAACGTCATCACTGCAATAAAGGCTCCACAGACGAAGGAGGCCGTCGCCACAGCTATCTACACCATCGACGGTCGTCGCATCGCCCGTCCCACAAAAGGACTGAACATCATCCGCTATAGCGACGGCAGAACCCAGAAAGTCCTTCTCCGACCATAGAGTATGACTACAGACTTTTTTGACTATAGACTACAGACTTTGGACTATGGACGATAGAATTGCAATATAGGGCAGTCCAAATAGTGATGTAGTCTTGGCTATACTTATTTACAAACTCGTCGAGTTTGGTGACCAAAGTCGACGAGTTTGGCGACCAAAGTCGACGAGTTTGGCGACCAAAGTCGACGAGTTTGGCGACCAAAGTCGACGAGTTTGGTTTTCAGGGTAGTAAAAACGAGAATACGAGGATGTCAGAACTATATTATAGAACTGTCAGAAAAGAGGGTGTATCAAAACACAAGATTTATTTAAAAACAACGGATTTCGCGGATTTCACGGATTTAAGCCCTACTGATAATCAGTATCTAAGAAAATCCGTTTAATCCGTGAAATCCGTTGTGGTTAATAATGACACGTCCTCATAGTCTAAAGTCTATAGTCATCTATAGTCTATAGTCTAAAACTGTAGTCTGTGGTCATTTCCTGAAGTATTTACCGATGACTGGCAGGTTGGAGAGCGGGAAGTCGTTGTGGATGACAATGCTGACGAAGAACATGATGACCAGCGTGTTGAAGCCGAGGGAGATCCACTGACTGTAGTTGTCGTGGATATAGTCCATGGAGACATAGCTCACGGCAGTGAGCAACACATAGTAGAAGATGCTCTGCATGGGATAGTCGATAGGGTTCTGACGCTGTCCGATGACATAGCTCAGCACCATTGCCGTGCCATAGCCAGCCACGCCGGCCCATGCACAAGCCATGTAGCCATAGATGGGGATGAAGATGATGTTCACGGCAAACAGCATGGCACAGCCTGCCAGTGAGAACCATGCTCCGTAGATGGTCTTGTCGATGAGCTTATACCAGAACGACAGGTTGAAATAGACGCCCATCATGATCTCTGCCACCATGACGATGGGCACGACGCGCAGTCCGTCCCAGTAGTCCTCGCCAATGAGATAGCGCAGAAGGTCGATATATCCCATGACGAAAAGGAACGCCAGCAGCGTGAAGATGAGGAAGTATTTCATTGCCTTGGCATAGAACTCCTTTGAGTTCTTGTCCTTGGCTCCGGCAAAGACTAACGGCTCATAGGCGAAACGGAACGCCTGTGTTATCATGGCCATGATCATGGCGATCTTTGTAGCTGCACCATAGATGCCCAGCTGCATGTTCGCGTCGGGACCGTCATAGACCATGGGGAAGATGATGACAGAGGCCGTCTGGTTCAGTATGCCGGCTATTCCGAACAAGAGTATGGGCCACGAATAGCTGAACATGCGACGCAGCATGTCGGTGTCGAGAAGCTTTCCCTCGCCACGGAAGGCATCGGCAATCTCGCTATAAAGTGCCAGCGTGACGACGATGGTGCAGACGAGGTTGATATAGAAAACATAGCTGACATCGCTGCCGTCCATGACAACGAAATAGATGATGTTAAGACCTATGCTCAGGAGGATGTTCAACAGCTGCAGGGCGGCAAACTTCAGCGCCTTGTTCTTATAGCGCAGATAGTCGAAGGGTATGCACTTCGTGGCATCAATGGCCACGGTGAGCGCCATGACCCACACCCACTCAGTGTGGTCGGCATAGTTGATGGCCGAGCTGATAGGACCCAGCAGCACCAGCACGAGCAGGAAGAACAGCAGCGACAGTCCGCCGACGAAGAAGAGCGTGGTGGAATAGGCTGTGCGCGCATTCTCCGTATCCTTGTTGGCGAAGCGGAAGAACGTGGTCTCCATGCCGAAGGTGAGCAGCACGAGGATGATTGCCGTGTAGCCGTAGATATTTGTTATCACGCCATAGCCACCGCTTGCCGCCGAGATATAGTTGGTGTACAGGGGCACAAGCAGATAGTTGAGGAAGCGCCCGATGATGCTCGACAGACCGTAGATGGCGGTGTCTTTTGCCAGTGAAGCGAGTTTTGACATAGTCCTTTTTTTGTTTTATGCAAAGAAGAAATAGCAGATGCCTATTGCAGAGATGATGCCTGCCAGGTCGGCCAGCAGTCCGCATGCCACGGCGTGGCGGGTATAGCGTATGCCCACAGAGCCGAAATAGACGGCGAGGATGTAGAACGTGGTGTCGGTAGAGCCTTGGAAGACACACGACAGGCGCCCTATGAACGAGTCGGCACCATAGGTGGTCATGGCATCGACCATCATGCCACGGGCGCCGCTGCCAGAGAGGGGCTTCATGAGCGCCGTGGGCAGTGCGCCGACCCACTCGCTGTCAATGCCCGACACCTCAACGGCGCGCTGTATGCCGCTGATGAGCATGTCCATGGCTCCCGAGGCGCGGAACACACCTATAGCCACGAGTATAGCCACGAGATAGGGAATGATGCGCACGGCTGTCTGGAACCCTTCTTTTGCTCCCTCGATGAACGAGTCATAGACGTTGACTTTCTTTCGCATGCCTGCGATGATGAAGCCAATGATGATGGTCATGAGGAGAATGTTGGCCACAGTGGTGCTCACGCGGTTCATCATCAGCGAGTCGAGCTGGCTGAAGCCCCAGATGATGCCTGCCACCACGACACATGCGCCACCGAGGGTGAGCAGCAGCGTGCGGTTGATGAGGTTTATGCGCTGATAGAGCGAGGTGACAATGATGCCTGCCAGCGTAGAGAAGAATGTGGCAAGCAGTATGGGAATGAAGATGTCGGTAGGCTGTGAGGCTCCCATCTGCGCACGATAGACCATGATTGAGATGGGGATGAGCGTCAGACCGGAGGTGTTGAGCACCAGGAACATTATCATGGGGTTTGAGGCGGTGTCCTTCTTCGTGTTCAGCTCCTGCAGCTGCTCCATGGCCTTCAAGCCGAGCGGTGTGGCGGCATTGTCGAGGCCGAGCATGTTGGCGGAGATGTTCATGAAGATGCTGCCCGTGACGGGATGACCCTTGGGGATGTCGGGAAACAGTCGCACGAAGACGGGACTGAGCAGTCGTGCCAGTGCGTTGACAAGTCCGCCGCGCTCACCAATCTTCATTATGCCAAGCCACAGGGAGAGGACACCCGTCAGTCCGAGTGATATCTCAAAGGCTGTCTTAGACGAGGCGAATGTCGAGTCCATCATTGCGGGGAAGACATCGAAGTCGCCAAAAAACACAAGTCGTATTAATGCCACAATGAAGGCAACGACGAAAAAAGCTATCCAGATATAATTCAGAACCATAGTGCAAAATTACTATTCTATATGTGAAAATGCAAATTAATTTGCAATTTTCCTAACTTTTTTGTAATTTCGCCGCGTCATCACAACCAATTGTCTGAAAAAACCGAAAAATGAGAACTCACCTCTTTAAATATATAGCGCTTGTGCTATGCCCGTTGGCACTTGTAGCATGCAAGCGAGACATGTTCGACCCATCGGCCTACAAGACCATTATCCAGGAGTCGTTTCCAATAGAA
This region of Prevotella sp. E13-27 genomic DNA includes:
- a CDS encoding alpha-amylase family glycosyl hydrolase, with translation MKRLFFSVLMILAALSTQAQGWPENYGGVMLQAFYWDSYSDSKWTKLESQADDLAQTFSLVWIPQSGYCGGQSMGYDDLYWFTNYNSSFGTKTELKSMINTFKDKGMKTIADVVINHRRNKSNWVDFPKETYNGEVYEMTSTDICANDDGGNTLTWANSNGYSLSTNNDTGEGWDGMRDLDHKSENVQRCVKAYLKFLLNDLGYAGFRYDMVKGYSPSFTGMYNTDSQPEFSVGECWDGTTTIRNWVNGTKVDGVIQSAAFDFQFRYVVRNAANDDNWQKLGMQNDGNWPLMSSKTSSGTYRRYAVTFVENHDTEWRTNARQDPLLRDTLAANAFMLAMPGTPCVFLKHWQSYRNEIKSMAAVRQLAGITNTSVYTQLASQKAYYAVQTDSRLLAVVGHTEQWTPDAAQWIKVLDGYHYAYYLAPSLQTAWIDKASGTYEGKTSVMLSAVTDNANARIVYTTDGTTPTAQSTAVASGTQLELPYGTTTLKAALLVDGQVQTVIERNYVVNEIYVPSFCVVNDGETCAFFEAPSTWTSTIKCWAWDENNYTGGIWPGKSCSKLGKNDRTGNYVWKWTYDGTLTTQPSWIIFSNNGSPQTADLPFQNGGYYTIDGFKANVITAIKAPQTKEAVATAIYTIDGRRIARPTKGLNIIRYSDGRTQKVLLRP
- a CDS encoding oligosaccharide flippase family protein, whose amino-acid sequence is MSKLASLAKDTAIYGLSSIIGRFLNYLLVPLYTNYISAASGGYGVITNIYGYTAIILVLLTFGMETTFFRFANKDTENARTAYSTTLFFVGGLSLLFFLLVLVLLGPISSAINYADHTEWVWVMALTVAIDATKCIPFDYLRYKNKALKFAALQLLNILLSIGLNIIYFVVMDGSDVSYVFYINLVCTIVVTLALYSEIADAFRGEGKLLDTDMLRRMFSYSWPILLFGIAGILNQTASVIIFPMVYDGPDANMQLGIYGAATKIAMIMAMITQAFRFAYEPLVFAGAKDKNSKEFYAKAMKYFLIFTLLAFLFVMGYIDLLRYLIGEDYWDGLRVVPIVMVAEIMMGVYFNLSFWYKLIDKTIYGAWFSLAGCAMLFAVNIIFIPIYGYMACAWAGVAGYGTAMVLSYVIGQRQNPIDYPMQSIFYYVLLTAVSYVSMDYIHDNYSQWISLGFNTLVIMFFVSIVIHNDFPLSNLPVIGKYFRK
- a CDS encoding nucleoside recognition domain-containing protein, coding for MVLNYIWIAFFVVAFIVALIRLVFFGDFDVFPAMMDSTFASSKTAFEISLGLTGVLSLWLGIMKIGERGGLVNALARLLSPVFVRLFPDIPKGHPVTGSIFMNISANMLGLDNAATPLGLKAMEQLQELNTKKDTASNPMIMFLVLNTSGLTLIPISIMVYRAQMGASQPTDIFIPILLATFFSTLAGIIVTSLYQRINLINRTLLLTLGGACVVVAGIIWGFSQLDSLMMNRVSTTVANILLMTIIIGFIIAGMRKKVNVYDSFIEGAKEGFQTAVRIIPYLVAILVAIGVFRASGAMDMLISGIQRAVEVSGIDSEWVGALPTALMKPLSGSGARGMMVDAMTTYGADSFIGRLSCVFQGSTDTTFYILAVYFGSVGIRYTRHAVACGLLADLAGIISAIGICYFFFA